In Janibacter sp. CX7, a single genomic region encodes these proteins:
- a CDS encoding metal ABC transporter permease produces the protein MMDLLALEFMRNSLIAALLVGASAPLVGVFLVQRGMSLIGDGMGHVALAGVGIGVLTSTSPVLTALVVVVLAAVAIELLRHLGRTGGDLALAVMFYGGLAAGVVIIAKAPSGSATNLQGFLFGALTTVSPSDLVQFAVLAAVVVLTVLVLRERLFAVAQDDEYARASGLPVLATNILLAVLTGVTVVISMRVIGLLLISALMILPNATGQYLGRSFRGGLVWAVLVGTLTSVGGVVTSFYADTPSGATIVLLAIAVFVTSAAGATVVRALGRRRHHTAEAHEHVHWEECGHDVVLHGDHVDYLHDGHRHARHGDHWDEHDPDHHTETTLEGSPR, from the coding sequence CTGATGGACCTGCTCGCCCTGGAGTTCATGCGCAACTCCCTCATCGCCGCCCTGCTCGTCGGGGCGTCGGCGCCGCTCGTCGGCGTCTTCCTCGTGCAGCGCGGCATGTCGCTCATCGGCGACGGCATGGGCCACGTCGCCCTCGCCGGCGTCGGCATCGGCGTGCTGACGAGCACCTCCCCCGTGCTCACCGCACTCGTCGTCGTCGTGCTCGCCGCGGTGGCCATCGAGCTGCTGCGGCACCTCGGGCGCACCGGGGGCGACCTGGCCCTCGCGGTGATGTTCTACGGCGGCCTGGCCGCGGGCGTGGTCATCATCGCCAAGGCGCCGTCCGGGTCCGCGACCAACCTGCAGGGCTTCCTCTTCGGCGCCCTGACGACGGTCTCGCCGAGCGACCTCGTCCAGTTCGCCGTGCTCGCGGCGGTCGTCGTGCTCACCGTGCTCGTGCTGCGCGAGCGTCTTTTCGCCGTCGCCCAGGACGACGAGTACGCCCGGGCCTCGGGCCTGCCCGTGCTCGCGACCAACATCCTGCTCGCCGTGCTCACCGGCGTCACCGTCGTCATCTCGATGCGGGTCATCGGCCTGCTGCTCATCAGCGCCCTGATGATCCTGCCCAATGCGACCGGGCAGTACCTCGGCCGATCCTTCCGCGGCGGCCTGGTCTGGGCGGTGCTCGTCGGCACGCTGACCAGCGTCGGCGGCGTCGTCACGAGCTTCTACGCCGACACCCCCTCGGGCGCGACGATCGTCCTGCTCGCCATCGCGGTCTTCGTCACGTCGGCTGCCGGCGCCACCGTCGTGCGAGCCCTCGGGCGCCGTCGGCACCACACGGCCGAGGCGCACGAGCACGTCCACTGGGAGGAGTGCGGTCACGACGTCGTCCTCCACGGCGACCACGTCGACTACCTGCACGACGGACACCGGCACGCCCGCCACGGTGACCACTGGGACGAGCACGATCCCGACCACCACACGGAGACCACCCTCGAGGGGAGCCCCCGATGA
- a CDS encoding metal ABC transporter ATP-binding protein — translation MLVTDPAPVIELEGTAFGYEDRTIVRDLDLTVQRGEVVAVLGPNGSGKSTLVKGLLGLSELHAGRARVLGHDVATPGARAGIGYVPQRHTLASAVRATAAEIVTMGRTVRTPWWAPWRIHDAASRDLVRESLSVVGLADLAGHDVATLSGGQQRRVLIARALASRPDVFLMDEPTAGVDRGHQAVLVAVMRRLVERGATLVIVTHELDALAEIVTRTVVVRGGGIQQDCAPGELAAGEEAHTHHSDEGTPPPAAVPTTMITPGGTR, via the coding sequence ATGCTCGTGACCGACCCCGCACCCGTCATCGAGCTCGAGGGCACCGCCTTCGGCTACGAGGACCGCACCATCGTGCGCGACCTCGACCTCACCGTGCAGCGCGGTGAGGTCGTCGCCGTGCTCGGCCCCAACGGCTCGGGCAAGTCGACCCTCGTCAAGGGACTGCTCGGCCTCTCCGAGCTGCACGCCGGCCGGGCCAGGGTCCTCGGCCACGACGTCGCGACCCCGGGAGCCCGCGCCGGCATCGGCTACGTGCCGCAGCGGCACACGCTCGCCTCCGCCGTCCGTGCGACCGCCGCCGAGATCGTCACCATGGGCCGCACCGTGCGCACCCCCTGGTGGGCGCCGTGGCGCATCCACGACGCGGCGAGTCGCGACCTCGTGCGCGAGTCGCTGTCCGTCGTCGGCCTCGCCGACCTGGCCGGCCACGACGTCGCCACCCTCTCCGGCGGCCAGCAGCGCCGCGTGCTCATCGCCCGCGCCCTGGCCAGCCGGCCCGACGTCTTCCTCATGGACGAGCCGACCGCCGGCGTCGACCGCGGCCACCAGGCCGTGCTCGTCGCCGTCATGCGCCGGCTCGTCGAGCGCGGCGCGACCCTGGTCATCGTCACCCACGAGCTCGACGCCCTCGCCGAGATCGTCACCCGCACCGTCGTCGTGCGCGGCGGCGGCATCCAGCAGGACTGCGCGCCGGGCGAGCTCGCCGCCGGCGAGGAGGCCCACACTCACCACTCCGACGAGGGGACGCCACCTCCCGCCGCCGTGCCGACGACGATGATCACGCCGGGAGGGACCCGCTGA
- a CDS encoding Fur family transcriptional regulator: MTDTRTRRPTRQRTAIEADIDRSDEFRSAQEVHASLVAGGDKIGLATVYRTLQAMVDEDALDSLRTDDGEIVYRRCSTGHHHHLVCRDCGRTVEVEGPAVERWADKVSAEHGFTDVSHTLELFGRCADCG; the protein is encoded by the coding sequence ATGACCGACACCCGCACCCGCCGCCCCACCCGGCAGCGCACCGCCATCGAGGCCGACATCGACCGGTCCGACGAGTTCCGCTCGGCCCAGGAGGTGCACGCGAGCCTCGTCGCCGGCGGCGACAAGATCGGTCTGGCGACGGTCTACCGGACGCTCCAGGCGATGGTCGACGAGGACGCGCTGGACTCCCTTCGCACCGACGACGGGGAGATCGTCTACCGCCGGTGCAGCACCGGCCACCACCACCACCTCGTCTGCCGCGACTGCGGCCGCACGGTCGAGGTCGAGGGCCCGGCGGTCGAGCGGTGGGCCGACAAGGTGAGCGCCGAGCACGGCTTCACCGACGTGTCGCACACGCTCGAGCTCTTCGGGCGCTGCGCGGACTGCGGCTAG